Proteins encoded together in one Cicer arietinum cultivar CDC Frontier isolate Library 1 chromosome 4, Cicar.CDCFrontier_v2.0, whole genome shotgun sequence window:
- the LOC101489736 gene encoding uncharacterized protein yields MANLPLPSISMKNKESSNASERILHAERLITQLSNPNLRENALSVLSKMTDIFQDLAPLLWNSFGTIATLLQEMVSIYPDLSPPNLTSAQSNRVCNALALLQCVAAHPETKMSFLKANMPLYVYPFLHTTSLSEPFEHLRLASLGVIAALVKVKTKEVIGFLLSSEVMPLCLHNMEIGKELSKTVATFIVEKIISEVEGLAYVCATPDRYNAIGRALDIVLASNNKQPSPRLLKVIIPCYDRLSGKRVG; encoded by the exons ATGGCGAATCTCCCCCTTCCATCAATCTCCATGAAGAATAAAGAATCAAGTAACGCTTCAGAAAGGATATTGCATGCTGAACGCCTTATTACTCAATTGAGCAATCCCAATCTCCGAGAAAATGCTCTTTCTGTGCTCTCGAAG atgaCAGATATATTTCAAGATCTGGCACCATTGTTGTGGAATTCTTTTGGCACTATTGCAACACTTTTACAG GAAATGGTTTCAATATATCCTGATCTTTCACCACCAAATCTAACTTCTGCACAATCAAATCGAGTATGCAATGCTCTTGCACTACTTCAG TGTGTGGCAGCTCACCCTGAAACAAAGATGTCATTCCTCAAAG CTAACATGCCTCTGTATGTGTATCCGTTTCTTCATACGACAAGCTTGTCAGAACCATTTGAGCATTTGAGGCTTGCCAGTCTTGGAGTCATTGCTGCCTTGGTGAAG GTTAAAACCAAAGAAGTAATAGGTTTTCTTCTCTCAAGTGAAGTAATGCCACTCTGCCTTCACAATATGGAAATCGGCAAAGAATTATCAAAAACG GTTGCAACTTTTATAGTTGAGAAAATTATTTCGGAAGTTGAAGGTTTGGCTTATGTTTGTGCTACACCAGATCGCTATAATGCAATTGGTCGAGCTTTGGACATTGTGTTGGCAAGTAATAATAAGCAACCATCACCTCGTCTTTTGAAGGTTATAATTCCATGTTATGATCGTCTGTCTGGTAAAAGGGTTGGTTGA